One window of Nicotiana tomentosiformis chromosome 11, ASM39032v3, whole genome shotgun sequence genomic DNA carries:
- the LOC104084738 gene encoding protein RGF1 INDUCIBLE TRANSCRIPTION FACTOR 1-like gives MGIQKPAWLEAMCTEKFFAPCPIHESAKKNEKNICCLDCCISICPHCVMAHRFHRLVQIRRYVYHDVVRLEDLEKLIDCSNVQAYTINSAKVIFIKKRPQNRQFKGSGNYCTSCDRSLQEPFLHCSLGCKVDFVLKQYKDISPFLRRCTTLQLSPDFFIPQDMADDDTAHSTIVDSDEPWGSSMSDSSGSENMMMMMSTTTFPCTEFVRKKRSGLYVCGRTVVNSNYKNLSSDEDMATSMSRRKGIPHRSPLC, from the exons ATG GGAATTCAGAAGCCAGCATGGTTGGAAGCAATGTGCACAGAAAAATTCTTTGCCCCATGCCCAATTCACGAGAGtgcaaagaagaacgagaagaaTATTTGTTGTTTGGATTGCTGCATAAGTATTTGCCCTCATTGTGTGATGGCTCATCGTTTCCACAGATTAGTTCAAATTCGACGTTATGTTTATCATGATGTTGTTCGACTTGAAGACTTGGAGAAGCTCATAGATTGCTCAAATGTCCAG GCATACACAATAAACAGTGCTAAGGTGATTTTTATCAAGAAAAGACCTCAAAATAGGCAATTCAAAGGATCTGGAAATTATTGCACTTCTTGTGATAGAAGTCTTCAAGAACCCTTTCTCCATTGCTCTCTAGGGTGCAAG GTGGATTTTGTGCTAAAACAATACAAGGACATTTCTCCATTCCTAAGGAGATGCACAACTTTACAACTTAGTCCAGATTTCTTTATCCCTCAAGACATGGCCGACGACGACACGGCCCATTCGACGATTGTGGACAGCGACGAACCCTGGGGCTCGTCGATGTCCGACTCGTCGGGATCGGAGaacatgatgatgatgatgagtacTACTACTTTCCCATGCACTGAGTTTGTGAGGAAGAAGAGAAGTGGATTATATGTATGTGGAAGAACAGTAGTTAATAGTAATTATAAGAACTTAAGTAGTGATGAGGATATGGCTACTAGTATGAGTAGAAGAAAAGGCATTCCTCATAGGTCTCCTTTGTGTTAG